The following are encoded in a window of Sulfurimonas sp. C5 genomic DNA:
- the pepN gene encoding aminopeptidase N, whose protein sequence is MSSEVKEIFLKDYTKPSFKIESVNLTFELFEEETNVTNIMKIEKLDSSANLVLDTQELELKEIVLNGEVLGSARYTHDDETLTILDVPQTFTLEIRNRIYPQKNTELEGLYKSGDIFCTQCEPEGFRRITPYLDRPDVMSVFTTTVIAEKSKYPILLSNGNKIHCHESFDTRHGVTWHDPHPKPSYLFALVAGDLDFITDDFTTASGNNVELNIYVDKGNSSKAGHAMTSLINAMKWDEEKYGREYDLDIYNIVAVDSFNMGAMENKGLNVFNSAYVLADADTATDANFMGIESVIAHEYFHNWTGNRITCRNWFQLTLKEGLTVFRDQSFSADMNSAEVQRIEDVKALRERQFVEDASPTAHPIQPKSYISMNNFYTATVYEKGAEVIRMLHTLLGEENYRKATDLYFETFDGQAVTTDDFLWAMKENGEFDLEHFKLWYDQSGTPTLEVEEGFENATYSLTLTQKVPNKVDGTKQEAMYFPLKIALLDATGEELQATTLIISKEKETFSFEGFAEKPVLSINRDFSAPVIVEHKNVDYPFLMKHDANSFTKYEAAQEFAIESIFKLIDNAEIEQYIETYGYLLDLDVDLSYKALLLELPSISTLMQKQEVVDFEPLYSAKEKLLKAIAKKYEAKLLKLYFANHEADNSELDSESVGKRTLKNRILSLLSTLKSKEIVHIAKEQYENAVTMTDKITALDVLESCDAQQSEIAFNDFYNRYKTNTLVMNKYFALLAASPREGVLDRVMALQNDPVYDEKVPNLVRSLIGVFARNYKYFHSKDGHGYEFVANKIIEIDKINPQMASALSGAFKIYPKMNETNKKLMKKSLECIVSTQDLSKNTFEIVSKILK, encoded by the coding sequence ATGAGTAGTGAAGTAAAAGAGATATTTTTAAAAGATTATACAAAGCCTAGTTTCAAAATAGAAAGTGTTAATTTGACATTTGAGCTTTTCGAAGAGGAAACAAATGTTACAAATATTATGAAGATTGAAAAACTTGATTCTAGTGCAAACCTAGTACTAGATACGCAAGAGCTAGAACTTAAAGAGATAGTCCTAAACGGCGAAGTGCTTGGAAGTGCTCGATATACACATGATGATGAAACACTTACTATTCTAGACGTACCGCAAACATTTACTTTGGAGATCAGAAATAGAATCTATCCGCAAAAAAATACGGAACTTGAAGGACTGTATAAGTCGGGTGACATTTTTTGTACGCAGTGTGAACCTGAAGGGTTCCGAAGAATAACTCCATATTTAGATCGCCCGGATGTGATGAGTGTATTTACGACGACGGTAATTGCAGAGAAGTCAAAATATCCAATTTTACTCAGTAACGGAAACAAGATCCACTGTCATGAAAGTTTTGATACTCGCCATGGTGTGACTTGGCATGATCCGCATCCAAAACCATCTTATCTTTTTGCATTGGTTGCAGGAGATTTGGATTTTATTACAGATGATTTTACTACAGCCAGCGGAAATAATGTTGAGTTGAATATTTATGTGGATAAAGGCAACAGTTCAAAAGCTGGGCATGCAATGACAAGTCTCATTAATGCTATGAAATGGGATGAAGAGAAATATGGTCGTGAATATGATCTCGATATCTATAACATTGTCGCAGTAGATAGTTTCAATATGGGTGCTATGGAGAATAAAGGTCTCAATGTCTTTAACTCTGCGTACGTACTCGCCGATGCAGATACAGCGACTGATGCAAATTTTATGGGAATTGAGTCGGTAATCGCTCATGAGTATTTTCATAACTGGACAGGAAACAGAATTACATGTAGAAACTGGTTCCAACTTACACTAAAAGAAGGGCTTACGGTATTCCGTGATCAATCATTCTCTGCAGATATGAATTCCGCTGAGGTGCAACGCATTGAAGATGTAAAAGCACTGCGAGAGCGTCAATTTGTTGAAGATGCTTCACCGACGGCACATCCGATCCAGCCTAAGTCATATATCTCTATGAATAACTTTTATACGGCAACTGTTTATGAAAAGGGTGCAGAAGTGATTAGAATGCTGCACACTCTTTTAGGTGAAGAGAATTATCGCAAGGCAACAGATCTTTATTTTGAGACTTTTGACGGTCAGGCAGTAACGACAGATGACTTTTTATGGGCTATGAAAGAAAACGGAGAGTTTGATCTTGAGCATTTTAAACTCTGGTATGATCAAAGCGGTACGCCGACATTGGAAGTAGAAGAGGGGTTTGAAAACGCTACTTATTCATTAACGCTTACACAAAAAGTTCCAAATAAAGTAGATGGTACAAAGCAAGAAGCGATGTATTTTCCTCTAAAAATAGCATTGTTAGATGCTACGGGAGAAGAACTACAAGCAACGACACTCATCATCTCGAAAGAGAAAGAGACATTTAGTTTTGAAGGTTTTGCTGAAAAACCTGTACTCTCTATTAACAGAGATTTCTCTGCACCTGTCATTGTAGAACATAAAAATGTAGATTATCCATTTTTAATGAAACATGATGCAAACAGTTTTACAAAGTACGAAGCGGCTCAGGAATTTGCAATCGAGTCTATCTTTAAACTTATTGATAATGCAGAAATAGAACAGTATATAGAAACTTACGGATATCTTTTAGATTTAGATGTAGATCTTTCTTACAAGGCACTTCTGTTAGAACTCCCTTCAATTTCAACATTGATGCAAAAGCAGGAAGTTGTTGATTTTGAACCTTTATATAGTGCAAAAGAGAAATTGTTAAAAGCGATCGCAAAAAAATATGAAGCAAAACTACTAAAACTCTACTTTGCAAACCATGAAGCCGATAACAGTGAACTTGATAGTGAAAGCGTAGGAAAGCGTACACTTAAAAATAGAATTCTTTCACTTCTTTCAACTCTTAAATCTAAAGAGATAGTACATATTGCAAAAGAGCAATATGAAAATGCTGTGACTATGACAGATAAAATAACGGCACTGGATGTTTTAGAGTCTTGTGATGCACAGCAAAGTGAAATAGCATTTAACGACTTCTACAACAGATATAAAACAAATACTCTGGTTATGAACAAATATTTCGCATTGTTGGCGGCATCTCCTAGAGAAGGTGTACTTGATCGTGTAATGGCACTTCAAAATGATCCCGTATATGATGAAAAAGTTCCAAACTTGGTGCGTTCATTAATCGGTGTTTTTGCGAGAAACTACAAGTACTTTCATTCTAAAGACGGTCATGGGTATGAATTTGTAGCTAATAAGATCATAGAGATAGATAAAATCAATCCTCAGATGGCTTCAGCACTCTCGGGAGCATTTAAAATCTATCCGAAAATGAATGAAACAAATAAAAAATTGATGAAAAAAAGCTTGGAATGTATCGTTTCTACACAAGATTTGTCAAAAAATACATTTGAGATTGTAAGTAAAATTTTAAAGTAA
- a CDS encoding FAD-dependent oxidoreductase has protein sequence MARLVVLGGGVAGHTAATFAARWLGSAHEVVVVTPNAKWNWIPSNIWVGVGEMTKDDVTFELAPVYAKAGITYKQAKAVSINPEGSESTDKPFVTVEYTGQDKEGQSENVEYDYLINATGPKLNFGATPGLGEGSQLGEHTVSVCTADHAVHASEEFEKCIEKMKKGERQKFLIGTGHGMCTCQGAAFEYMFNVEHELRKAGLRDMADIKWISNESFLGDFGMGGLHMKVGGYVVSSKLFAESLYAERNVDWIVGAHVSKVEKGKVEYELLDGSKGEETFDFSMLIPPFAGVGLKAYNKVGEDITATVFAPNGFMKVDADYTAKPYAEWTASDWPRTYQNPTYRNMFAAGIAFAPPHLISEPMSSPNGTPINPTPPRTGMPSGIIGKAVAHSVCDLITKGEGAHLHEASMAEMGAACVASAGKGWFDGQAAAMTVYPVVPDFEKYPGTGRDTDHTFGEIGLAGHWIKHILHYMFIYKAKLKPGWTLIPE, from the coding sequence ATGGCAAGATTAGTCGTACTAGGCGGAGGTGTTGCAGGTCATACTGCAGCAACATTTGCCGCAAGATGGTTAGGCTCAGCTCATGAAGTTGTTGTTGTGACTCCAAATGCTAAATGGAACTGGATTCCTTCAAATATCTGGGTTGGTGTCGGTGAAATGACGAAAGATGATGTTACTTTCGAATTAGCACCTGTTTACGCAAAAGCTGGAATTACGTATAAACAAGCTAAAGCAGTTTCTATTAATCCTGAAGGAAGTGAATCAACTGACAAACCTTTTGTTACTGTTGAATATACGGGACAGGATAAAGAAGGACAAAGTGAAAACGTTGAATATGATTATCTTATTAATGCAACAGGTCCAAAACTAAATTTTGGTGCAACTCCGGGTCTTGGTGAAGGAAGCCAATTAGGTGAACATACTGTTTCTGTATGTACGGCTGACCATGCTGTTCACGCATCTGAAGAGTTTGAAAAGTGCATTGAAAAAATGAAAAAGGGTGAGCGTCAAAAGTTCTTAATCGGAACTGGACACGGAATGTGTACATGTCAAGGTGCTGCCTTTGAATATATGTTTAACGTTGAACATGAACTAAGAAAAGCAGGTTTACGCGATATGGCAGATATCAAGTGGATCTCAAATGAATCTTTCCTTGGTGACTTTGGTATGGGTGGTCTTCATATGAAAGTTGGCGGTTATGTAGTAAGTTCTAAACTTTTCGCAGAATCTCTTTATGCTGAAAGAAATGTTGACTGGATTGTAGGTGCACATGTTTCTAAAGTTGAAAAAGGAAAAGTTGAATATGAACTCTTAGATGGTTCAAAAGGTGAAGAAACATTCGATTTCTCTATGCTAATTCCACCATTTGCAGGTGTAGGATTAAAAGCTTATAATAAAGTCGGTGAAGATATTACAGCTACTGTATTTGCTCCAAACGGTTTTATGAAAGTAGATGCTGATTATACGGCAAAACCTTATGCAGAATGGACAGCAAGTGACTGGCCAAGGACATACCAAAATCCGACATACAGAAATATGTTTGCAGCGGGTATCGCATTTGCACCACCACATCTTATCTCTGAGCCTATGAGTTCACCAAACGGTACACCAATTAACCCGACTCCTCCAAGAACAGGTATGCCTTCTGGGATTATCGGTAAAGCGGTAGCACACTCGGTGTGTGATCTGATCACTAAAGGTGAGGGTGCACATCTTCATGAAGCATCAATGGCAGAAATGGGTGCAGCGTGTGTTGCTTCTGCAGGTAAAGGTTGGTTTGACGGCCAAGCAGCTGCAATGACTGTATATCCAGTAGTGCCTGATTTTGAAAAATATCCTGGAACTGGACGTGATACAGATCATACATTTGGAGAGATTGGTCTTGCTGGACACTGGATTAAACATATACTACACTATATGTTTATCTACAAAGCTAAACTAAAACCAGGCTGGACGCTAATTCCAGAATAA
- a CDS encoding peptide deformylase — protein MVKEIIKYPTPLSVEYGINVRVFNKELFALIDDLKDTINENNLDALAAFQIGSYFNVVVIKQDDGTFLELINPKVISHSGEVVTQEVTAYYPNMNAEVKRYAAISVVYQDRFGEKQVLKADGNLAILIQRKIDYTFGSTFLPKLSQEERKRFEDSLEYGIDVGYSNYCPTSFFKDKIIRFINIIIALLFFVFLISFFIEDKKILSSIWEYQLYTSYATTFFTLVYVVYGRYEGTKYTSCTSCQIGNILGTAFLALVRLSIVMILSYIFVK, from the coding sequence ATGGTAAAAGAAATAATAAAATATCCTACACCGTTAAGTGTTGAATATGGTATAAACGTACGTGTGTTTAATAAAGAGTTGTTTGCATTGATAGATGATCTCAAAGATACTATCAATGAAAATAATTTAGATGCACTGGCTGCTTTTCAAATAGGCAGTTATTTTAATGTCGTTGTTATAAAACAAGATGATGGTACTTTTTTAGAACTTATTAATCCTAAAGTAATTTCCCATAGTGGGGAAGTTGTTACTCAAGAAGTAACGGCTTATTATCCAAATATGAATGCCGAAGTAAAAAGATATGCAGCTATAAGTGTTGTATATCAAGATCGTTTTGGTGAAAAACAAGTTTTAAAAGCAGATGGAAATCTTGCAATTTTAATACAAAGAAAAATTGACTATACTTTTGGTTCAACGTTTCTACCGAAACTTTCTCAAGAAGAGAGAAAACGTTTTGAAGATAGTTTGGAATATGGAATAGATGTAGGATATTCAAACTATTGTCCTACCTCTTTTTTTAAAGATAAAATTATAAGATTTATCAATATCATTATTGCTTTACTTTTCTTTGTTTTTTTAATATCATTCTTTATAGAAGATAAGAAAATATTATCCAGTATTTGGGAATATCAACTTTATACATCATATGCAACAACATTTTTTACTTTAGTGTATGTAGTTTATGGACGGTATGAAGGAACAAAGTATACAAGCTGTACAAGTTGTCAAATAGGTAATATTTTGGGGACAGCATTTCTAGCTCTTGTAAGGTTGTCAATAGTGATGATACTCTCATATATCTTCGTTAAATAA
- a CDS encoding ATP-binding protein, producing MAENIAALRSFKETFSKSKNNILQQWVEYETSAAILELHEIDQNYFVEAFGSGVFDYFMGVISGEVEIGNCPVMQDFLAYLKNREISADELFELCSHFRRSMIDFSYDAKINSKEVFDAISYIFDQNFRGILKYYTDAIFQKLVDARQEALLASQAKEYFLSNMSHEIRTPLNAILGFVNLLLDDELPKKHRNYLEIILNSGENLLSIINDILDFSKLRSGEFHIEAKNFYLHDEISHTMELFVASAKIKNITITSFIDPKIPVELNADVLRIKQILSNFLSNAIKFTPNGGHIHVQVSYDAPLLKINVKDSGIGISKEDQENIFLAFAQAQDAQESRSDGTGLGLSISCQLAELMQGNVGVESEVGQGSNFWMEIPVTVQTNKHLFFDEVEQLKNYSIVVHAKNYTLNYKHKSFLDYTKVFDMDISIVNSIDMDYDICIFLHEEMSSDEIRKIISSDKKYLAILSQECDIYDNYMHINTLTFPLYCEKMKVSFEELLYPQEYLEHRKKISKLFKGKILVAEDNEANQELIKIILSKYGLDFEIVNNGVDAVELYKHNKYDLILMDEQMPQMDGTEAVEKIRKYEQKNKLKHTPIAALTANVLKGAKEKGLSHGYDAFLGKPIILKDLEHVFDTYLEPDFKNISLQKEDEDNQTHIIGLDAEKLTKDLMLSMDELTMLLNLFVNKMEQVLPVLEEAIEEKNYQLIAKKAHNIKGSSGNFRIEFLQKTASEMEHMAKNKEENYDYLESLKKIEEAVASIKVV from the coding sequence ATGGCAGAAAATATAGCGGCTTTACGTAGCTTTAAAGAGACCTTTTCCAAATCAAAAAATAATATATTGCAGCAATGGGTTGAATACGAAACTTCTGCAGCAATTTTAGAGCTTCATGAAATCGATCAAAACTATTTTGTAGAAGCATTTGGAAGTGGCGTCTTTGACTATTTTATGGGAGTTATATCCGGTGAAGTAGAAATAGGTAATTGTCCCGTTATGCAGGATTTTTTGGCATATTTGAAAAATCGTGAGATCAGTGCAGATGAACTGTTTGAGCTTTGTAGCCATTTTCGTCGTTCTATGATTGATTTTTCTTACGATGCAAAGATTAACTCCAAAGAGGTTTTTGATGCTATCTCTTATATATTCGATCAGAACTTCAGAGGTATTTTAAAGTACTATACCGATGCAATTTTTCAGAAGCTGGTCGATGCAAGACAAGAAGCACTACTTGCTTCACAAGCAAAAGAATATTTTTTATCAAATATGTCGCATGAGATTAGAACACCTCTCAACGCAATTTTAGGATTTGTAAACCTTTTATTAGATGATGAACTTCCCAAAAAACATAGAAATTATTTAGAGATTATTTTAAATAGTGGGGAAAACTTATTAAGTATTATTAATGATATTTTAGACTTTTCAAAACTTCGCAGCGGTGAATTCCATATCGAAGCGAAAAATTTCTATTTGCATGATGAAATTTCTCATACGATGGAATTGTTTGTAGCAAGTGCCAAGATTAAAAATATCACTATAACATCTTTTATCGATCCGAAAATTCCTGTTGAATTGAATGCAGATGTTTTAAGAATCAAGCAAATACTTTCTAATTTTTTAAGTAATGCTATCAAGTTTACTCCAAACGGCGGGCATATTCATGTACAAGTTTCTTATGATGCTCCGCTTCTTAAAATCAATGTGAAAGACAGCGGGATAGGCATCTCAAAAGAAGATCAGGAAAATATTTTCTTGGCATTTGCACAAGCTCAAGATGCGCAAGAAAGTAGAAGTGACGGCACAGGTCTTGGTCTTTCAATCTCATGTCAGCTTGCAGAATTGATGCAGGGTAATGTAGGTGTTGAGTCTGAAGTGGGTCAAGGAAGTAATTTTTGGATGGAGATTCCCGTTACTGTCCAGACAAACAAACATCTGTTTTTTGATGAAGTAGAGCAGCTAAAAAACTATTCAATAGTTGTTCATGCAAAAAATTATACACTCAACTATAAACACAAATCTTTTCTTGATTATACAAAAGTATTTGATATGGATATCTCTATTGTTAACTCCATAGATATGGATTATGATATCTGTATCTTTTTACATGAAGAGATGAGTTCAGACGAGATTAGAAAAATTATTAGTTCCGACAAAAAATATCTTGCAATCCTTTCTCAAGAGTGTGATATTTATGATAACTACATGCATATAAATACACTTACGTTCCCACTTTATTGTGAGAAGATGAAAGTGAGTTTTGAAGAGTTGTTATATCCACAGGAGTATTTAGAGCATCGTAAAAAAATCTCTAAATTATTCAAGGGAAAGATCTTGGTTGCTGAAGATAATGAAGCGAATCAAGAGCTTATTAAAATTATCCTTTCAAAATACGGTTTAGATTTTGAAATTGTGAACAATGGAGTTGATGCGGTAGAGCTGTACAAACACAACAAGTATGATTTAATACTTATGGATGAGCAAATGCCTCAAATGGACGGTACTGAAGCAGTAGAGAAGATCAGAAAATATGAACAGAAAAACAAACTTAAACATACTCCTATTGCAGCACTTACAGCGAATGTTCTAAAAGGTGCTAAAGAGAAGGGTTTGTCACATGGATATGATGCATTTTTGGGAAAACCAATCATTTTAAAAGATTTAGAACATGTTTTTGATACTTATTTAGAACCTGATTTTAAGAATATATCCTTACAAAAAGAAGATGAAGATAATCAAACACATATTATAGGTTTAGATGCAGAAAAATTGACAAAAGATTTGATGCTAAGTATGGATGAATTAACTATGCTTTTAAACCTTTTTGTCAATAAAATGGAACAGGTTTTACCTGTTTTAGAAGAAGCAATTGAAGAAAAAAATTATCAACTTATTGCCAAAAAAGCACATAATATCAAAGGTTCAAGTGGGAATTTCAGAATAGAGTTTTTACAAAAAACAGCAAGCGAAATGGAACATATGGCAAAAAATAAAGAAGAAAACTATGATTATTTGGAGAGTCTTAAAAAAATTGAAGAAGCCGTAGCTTCTATAAAAGTTGTATAA
- a CDS encoding response regulator, which yields MNPKAKILVVEDDEITSLNLNISLQKHGYSVIGVCDNIEQAKSKISTHNPDVVIIDISLQESDDGIELAKYIKENHNIPFIYLTSYTDDDIITQAKVTEPYGYIVKPFDPNSLHATIQMALFKFQVENERQHDIDNLKVDKVNLEKMLYAKRSSDEPIVPFGDNYHLDISICETFYQGKKLKLTKKENAFLRLLVAQLGSVVTFDQAVNYVWEDKGATENSVRTLVWRLRNKLATDIIKNASGIGYYIED from the coding sequence ATGAATCCAAAAGCAAAAATCTTGGTCGTTGAAGATGATGAAATAACTTCACTTAATCTCAACATATCTTTACAAAAGCATGGTTACAGTGTTATCGGTGTATGTGATAACATAGAACAGGCAAAAAGTAAGATCTCTACTCACAACCCTGATGTTGTTATTATCGATATTTCTCTACAAGAGAGTGATGACGGTATAGAGCTTGCAAAATATATCAAAGAAAACCATAATATTCCGTTTATTTATCTTACATCTTACACTGACGATGATATTATTACTCAAGCAAAAGTTACTGAACCTTACGGTTATATAGTAAAACCTTTTGATCCAAATTCACTTCATGCAACTATTCAAATGGCACTCTTTAAATTCCAGGTTGAAAATGAAAGACAACATGATATAGATAATCTTAAAGTTGATAAGGTAAATTTAGAGAAGATGCTGTATGCAAAGCGTTCATCCGATGAACCTATTGTTCCTTTTGGAGATAACTACCATTTAGATATCAGTATTTGTGAGACATTCTATCAAGGTAAAAAATTAAAACTTACAAAAAAAGAGAATGCTTTTTTACGCCTTTTAGTAGCACAGCTGGGTTCTGTTGTAACATTTGATCAGGCAGTAAACTATGTTTGGGAAGACAAGGGTGCAACAGAAAACAGCGTACGTACACTTGTATGGAGACTTAGAAATAAACTTGCTACAGATATTATTAAAAATGCTTCTGGCATAGGTTATTATATAGAAGATTAA
- a CDS encoding bifunctional methionine sulfoxide reductase B/A protein yields MNQLTEKEKYVIIDKGTERPFSGKYYNFDEKGIFLCKQCGAQLFISKDKFHSGCGWPSFDDAIKGAVKRVKDADGKRTEIICARCGAHLGHVFEGEGFTAKDTRYCVNSISLNFQKDFANNLKKAYFAGGCFWGVEYYLEKQKGVLSVVSGYMGGKKPNPSYRDVSRGDSGYFETVEVTYDPKLVDYETLAKLFFEIHDPTQKNGQGPDIGSQYHSAIFVSNIQERNIIKKLIRVLKLKGYDVATVIRDKKEFYKAEEYHQNYYDRKGKKPYCHGYVKRF; encoded by the coding sequence TTGAATCAATTAACAGAAAAAGAAAAATATGTGATTATTGACAAAGGAACTGAAAGACCTTTTAGCGGAAAATATTACAATTTTGATGAAAAAGGAATCTTCCTTTGTAAACAGTGCGGTGCACAACTTTTTATATCAAAAGACAAATTTCACAGTGGTTGCGGCTGGCCTAGTTTTGACGATGCAATTAAAGGAGCTGTGAAAAGGGTAAAAGATGCTGATGGTAAACGAACAGAGATCATTTGTGCAAGATGCGGGGCACATTTGGGTCATGTTTTTGAAGGGGAAGGATTTACTGCTAAAGACACAAGATATTGTGTTAATTCTATCTCTTTAAATTTTCAAAAAGATTTTGCAAATAATCTTAAAAAAGCATACTTTGCCGGAGGGTGTTTCTGGGGTGTTGAATATTATCTTGAAAAGCAAAAAGGTGTACTTAGCGTTGTTTCTGGATACATGGGAGGTAAAAAGCCAAATCCTTCATACAGAGATGTCTCTAGAGGTGATAGCGGCTACTTTGAAACAGTTGAAGTGACTTATGATCCAAAACTTGTTGATTATGAAACGTTAGCGAAACTGTTCTTTGAGATTCACGATCCGACGCAAAAAAATGGACAAGGACCTGACATAGGGTCTCAGTACCATTCAGCAATTTTTGTTAGTAATATACAAGAACGCAACATTATTAAAAAATTGATTAGGGTTTTAAAGTTAAAAGGGTATGATGTCGCAACAGTTATCCGAGACAAAAAAGAGTTTTACAAAGCTGAAGAGTATCATCAAAATTATTATGATAGAAAAGGGAAAAAGCCTTATTGTCATGGGTATGTAAAAAGATTTTAA
- a CDS encoding RNA-binding S4 domain-containing protein → MIEYALMDEYIELYKLIKLLDLVDSGAEAKQVVANGYVIRNGEVETRKRAKIIKGDVLNIGDEVTIKVI, encoded by the coding sequence GTGATAGAATATGCTTTAATGGATGAATATATAGAGTTATATAAACTAATTAAATTATTAGATCTTGTAGACAGTGGTGCTGAAGCAAAGCAGGTTGTTGCTAATGGATATGTAATACGTAACGGTGAAGTAGAAACAAGAAAAAGAGCAAAAATTATTAAAGGCGATGTTCTAAATATCGGTGATGAAGTGACTATAAAAGTTATCTAA
- a CDS encoding DUF445 domain-containing protein yields MILNKSFITNTIAVVFIAVAFLFPLEKIFSQALLYTGLFALSGALTNQLAVYMLFEKVPFLYGSGVIPLRFEAFKLAIKNLLMEQFFTQEQLDNFFQEEEKKIDLTPIIQESDFSPAYDALTKTVMDSSFGGMLGMFGGEKALEGLREPFTNKLKSAIMHIVTAPEFHATLNNHLKNSSLNDDMLQSIEGVIDTRLDEFTPQMVKEMVQKLIREHLEWLIVWGGVFGGVIGLISSFVL; encoded by the coding sequence TTGATATTAAATAAAAGTTTTATAACTAACACTATTGCAGTAGTTTTTATAGCTGTAGCATTTTTATTTCCGTTAGAAAAAATTTTCTCCCAAGCCCTACTTTATACAGGTTTATTTGCTCTTTCAGGAGCGCTTACAAATCAACTGGCTGTCTATATGCTGTTTGAAAAAGTACCTTTTTTGTATGGTTCAGGAGTTATCCCTCTTCGTTTTGAAGCCTTTAAACTGGCAATCAAAAATCTTTTAATGGAGCAATTCTTTACTCAAGAGCAACTTGATAATTTTTTTCAGGAAGAGGAAAAGAAAATAGACCTGACACCTATTATTCAAGAAAGCGACTTTTCACCGGCCTATGATGCTTTAACAAAAACAGTTATGGATTCTTCTTTTGGCGGCATGCTTGGGATGTTTGGAGGAGAGAAAGCACTAGAGGGTTTAAGAGAGCCTTTTACAAATAAACTCAAATCTGCCATTATGCATATAGTTACAGCTCCAGAGTTTCATGCAACGCTTAATAATCATCTGAAAAACTCCTCTTTAAACGATGATATGCTCCAATCGATTGAAGGGGTAATTGATACACGTCTTGATGAATTTACACCGCAAATGGTTAAAGAGATGGTTCAAAAACTGATTCGTGAGCATCTTGAATGGCTCATTGTATGGGGTGGAGTTTTTGGAGGAGTTATAGGACTTATAAGTTCGTTTGTACTATAA
- a CDS encoding superoxide dismutase, with protein MKHILPALPYGTKALEPFLSEQTLLYHHKKHHAGYINKLNALIEGTEYEDMSLEHIISQSDGALFNNAAQAFNHNFYWNCLSPNKSVPSDPLVQKISDVFGSFEEFKSRFLDAALTNFGSGWTWLVMDQHEHLKILNTSNAQTPIAHSLTPLLTCDVWEHAYYLDYKNERAKYLEGFWEHINWENVSKIYADKEHLNVIGLTGIVNNDPDDPLSDYLDDLQHQEEITS; from the coding sequence ATGAAACATATACTACCGGCTTTACCTTATGGTACAAAAGCCCTAGAACCTTTCTTATCGGAACAAACACTTTTATATCATCACAAAAAACATCATGCAGGGTATATTAACAAGTTAAATGCTTTAATAGAAGGAACAGAGTATGAGGATATGAGTTTGGAACATATCATATCTCAATCTGATGGTGCTCTGTTTAACAATGCTGCTCAAGCTTTTAACCATAATTTTTATTGGAATTGTCTTTCTCCAAATAAATCAGTACCGTCTGATCCTCTTGTACAAAAAATCTCTGATGTATTTGGTAGTTTTGAAGAGTTCAAAAGTAGATTTTTAGATGCAGCTTTGACAAATTTTGGCTCTGGCTGGACATGGTTGGTTATGGATCAACACGAACATTTGAAGATTCTAAATACATCCAATGCTCAAACGCCAATCGCACATTCTCTAACACCGCTTTTAACATGTGATGTATGGGAACATGCTTATTATCTTGATTATAAAAATGAAAGAGCAAAATATCTTGAAGGTTTCTGGGAACATATTAATTGGGAAAATGTTTCAAAGATATATGCAGATAAAGAACATTTGAATGTTATCGGACTGACGGGGATTGTCAATAATGATCCAGATGATCCGTTATCGGATTATTTGGATGATTTACAGCATCAAGAAGAGATAACTTCTTAA
- a CDS encoding rhodanese-like domain-containing protein, with protein MKKIILFLTLFTLSLFADYKSQYVTQELVNSKTPIVDIRTPPEWRETGLLKGAIPIMFFDQRGGYNIDRFLQELNNKVDTSKPFAIICHTGSRTSIVGPWMAQKLGYKVINLQGGMDYATKGLKLPTYPYRP; from the coding sequence TTGAAAAAAATCATTTTATTTCTAACACTCTTTACACTCTCTCTTTTTGCAGATTATAAAAGTCAATATGTCACGCAAGAACTTGTAAATTCCAAAACTCCGATAGTTGATATCCGTACACCTCCAGAATGGAGAGAAACGGGTCTTTTAAAAGGTGCTATTCCTATTATGTTTTTTGATCAGAGAGGCGGTTACAATATAGATCGTTTTTTACAGGAACTAAATAATAAAGTGGACACGTCAAAACCTTTTGCTATTATTTGCCATACGGGAAGTCGTACATCTATAGTTGGCCCTTGGATGGCACAAAAACTCGGTTATAAAGTGATTAATTTACAAGGTGGGATGGACTATGCGACAAAAGGTTTAAAACTTCCTACATATCCGTATAGACCATGA